A region of Eschrichtius robustus isolate mEscRob2 chromosome 19, mEscRob2.pri, whole genome shotgun sequence DNA encodes the following proteins:
- the ORC6 gene encoding origin recognition complex subunit 6 isoform X2 has translation MCLDLAASCMKCPLDRAYLIRLSGLNKKMYQSCLKSFECLLGLNSNIGIRDLAVQFSCTEAVNMASKILQSYESSLPQTQQVDLDLSRPLFTTAALLSACKILKLKVDKNKMAATSGVKKAMFDRLCKQLEKIGQQIDREPGDSATPPRKKKKTVVEPSAKEIENVVEIPHKPQKDDDLTQDYEQWKRKILENAAKAQKATTE, from the exons ATGTGCCTGGACCTTGCAGCTTCCTGCATGAAGTGCCCCTTGGACAGG gCTTATTTAATTAGACTTTCTGGTTTGAACAAGAAGATGTATCAGAGTTGTCTTAAATCTTTTGAGTGTTTACTGGGCCTGAACTCGAATATTGGAATAAGAGACCTAGCTGTACAGTTTAGCTGTACAGAAGCAGTGAACATGGCTTCAAAGATACTGCAAAG CTATGAGTCCAGTCTTCCACAAACACAGCAAGTGGATCTTGACTTATCCAGGCCGCTTTTCACCACTGCTGCACTACTTTCAGCATGCAA GATTCTAAAGCTAAAGgtggacaaaaataaaatggcagccACATCCGGTGTAAAAAAAGCCATGTTTGATCGACTCTGTAAACAGTTAGAGAAGATTGGGCAGCAGATTGACA gAGAGCCTGGAGATTCAGCTACTCCACCacggaagaaaaagaagacagtggTTGAACCTTCAGCAAAGG aaATAGAGAATGTAGTAGAGATCCCACATAAACCGCAAAAAGATGACGATCTGACACAGGATTATGAACAGTGGAAaaggaaaattttggaaaatgccGCCAAAGCACAGAAGGCTACAACAGAGTGA
- the ORC6 gene encoding origin recognition complex subunit 6 isoform X1, whose translation MEPGVIRRLAPRLGIAEPEVLRKAEEYLRLSHVKCSGLSARTTETSNAVMCLDLAASCMKCPLDRAYLIRLSGLNKKMYQSCLKSFECLLGLNSNIGIRDLAVQFSCTEAVNMASKILQSYESSLPQTQQVDLDLSRPLFTTAALLSACKILKLKVDKNKMAATSGVKKAMFDRLCKQLEKIGQQIDREPGDSATPPRKKKKTVVEPSAKEIENVVEIPHKPQKDDDLTQDYEQWKRKILENAAKAQKATTE comes from the exons ATGGAGCCTGGCGTGATCCGGCGTTTAGCCCCACGCCTGGGCATCGCCGAGCCGGAGGTGCTGAG GAAAGCAGAGGAGTACTTGCGACTGTCCCATGTGAAGTGTAGTGGCCTGTCTGCACGAACCACAGAAACCAGCAATGCAGTCATGTGCCTGGACCTTGCAGCTTCCTGCATGAAGTGCCCCTTGGACAGG gCTTATTTAATTAGACTTTCTGGTTTGAACAAGAAGATGTATCAGAGTTGTCTTAAATCTTTTGAGTGTTTACTGGGCCTGAACTCGAATATTGGAATAAGAGACCTAGCTGTACAGTTTAGCTGTACAGAAGCAGTGAACATGGCTTCAAAGATACTGCAAAG CTATGAGTCCAGTCTTCCACAAACACAGCAAGTGGATCTTGACTTATCCAGGCCGCTTTTCACCACTGCTGCACTACTTTCAGCATGCAA GATTCTAAAGCTAAAGgtggacaaaaataaaatggcagccACATCCGGTGTAAAAAAAGCCATGTTTGATCGACTCTGTAAACAGTTAGAGAAGATTGGGCAGCAGATTGACA gAGAGCCTGGAGATTCAGCTACTCCACCacggaagaaaaagaagacagtggTTGAACCTTCAGCAAAGG aaATAGAGAATGTAGTAGAGATCCCACATAAACCGCAAAAAGATGACGATCTGACACAGGATTATGAACAGTGGAAaaggaaaattttggaaaatgccGCCAAAGCACAGAAGGCTACAACAGAGTGA